ACCAGCAATCAGACGGTACAATCGCAGTCCCTGCGGTTCTTCAACCCTGGGTCGGTAAAAAAGTCATCGACTAGTTTCCTGTCAGCGTCTCTAACCTTACGCTAACACCACACAAAAGCCCGAAGCAGCCTGCCTCGGGCTTTTTTGTTGTGGGACTGTATCACACAATTCTCCTGCGAATGTCTTCCTGCAAATGCCAGGCACTAATCAAAGGAACGAGTACCGTGAATTTCAGGACTCTTCAAGCTCTGCGGACCACCTGCTTACTGATAACTCTGGTGAATCATCCCGGCATTCGGGCGGATGAAGCATCGCCCCTGATCCAGTCCATTTCCCGGGAGGTTGTCTTCAGCAACCGTGATGGCAGTGGCACCACCTGGTTTCACCCTCGAGTTTGCATGCTCCCCCAGGGAAATGGCGAGCCTTTGGCATTGATGACGCTGCAGGAGATCGGTGGCTCCGATTACTTTGGAACAGTGCACTGGTCCATGTCGCGGAACTTTGGACGCACATGGAGTCAACCTGAACCGATTTCTGCATTCGCCCGGGAAGTCGTAGCGGGGCGAACAGACGGACTCACAGCAGGTGTTTGCGATGTCGTTCCGGAGTATCATCCGGAATCAGACACGGTCCTCGCGCTTGGTCATGTGGTTTTTTACAAAGGGGATTACTTCGCCCGAAAGGAGCAGCTTCCAAGGTTTCCCGTTTACGCGACCCGATCATCGGATGGAACCTGGTCTTCCCGGCGTATTCTTGAATGGGATGATCCCCGCGGAGCTTATATTTACACCAATAACTGTGGCCAGCGCATCACATTACCCAATGGCGACATTCAAATGTCGCTCACGTTTGGGCCTCAGGAAACAGAGCGACTTGTTGCAGGGGTGCGTGCCAGCTACGACGGACAGGAACTGAGAATTCGCGATGTGGGACCGCCAATGGCCA
The window above is part of the Planctomycetaceae bacterium genome. Proteins encoded here:
- a CDS encoding sialidase family protein, whose product is MNFRTLQALRTTCLLITLVNHPGIRADEASPLIQSISREVVFSNRDGSGTTWFHPRVCMLPQGNGEPLALMTLQEIGGSDYFGTVHWSMSRNFGRTWSQPEPISAFAREVVAGRTDGLTAGVCDVVPEYHPESDTVLALGHVVFYKGDYFARKEQLPRFPVYATRSSDGTWSSRRILEWDDPRGAYIYTNNCGQRITLPNGDIQMSLTFGPQETERLVAGVRASYDGQELRIRDVGPPMANPHGRGLLEPSVTKFRNQFWITMRAEDNHGYVSTSNDGLHWDEKQAWSWDDGTTIEMSTTQQHWLTHSDGLYLVYTRKDESNINVIRWRSPLWVAEVDTKRRCLIRSTEQILLPLAGDGIQAPEQVALMGNFHVTNAGPHESWITVGEWIRAKGNTGDVLLARIRWSRPNKYFQLK